One window of the Anguilla rostrata isolate EN2019 chromosome 13, ASM1855537v3, whole genome shotgun sequence genome contains the following:
- the LOC135238604 gene encoding potassium channel subfamily K member 15-like encodes MKKQNIRTFSLILCMFSYLLVGAAVFDALESETENSRKRILEEKRNDVKNKYGFSDDDYREIERVVLQAEPHRAGRQWKFAGSFYFAITVITTIGYGHAAPGTDGGKVFCMFYAALGIPLTLVMFQSLGERMNTFVRYLLRKTKQSLGLRRTEVSMENMVLVGFLSCIGTLGIGAATFSYYEGWTFFHAYYYCFITLTTIGFGDFVALQKKEDLQEKTSYVAFSFMYILVGLTVIGAFLNLVVLRFLTMNSEDERRDAAERASFKRGRGRAWGASGRRGGLSSDEDGCSRSMLFLPVEESASCINLIPSPSEDQEQELEQLYLQRLHPPKAESRLRSLCPCVCYQLGACDSPALSHHDHPGCHTNFVYYSSISYRIDGGSHSSREGTALCSSEGTYLSPLARRNSL; translated from the exons ATGAAGAAGCAGAACATTCGAACCTTCTCTCTGATCCTGTGCATGTTTTCCTACCTGCTCGTTGGGGCTGCCGTTTTCGACGCGCTGGAGTCGGAAACCGAAAACTCAAGGAAGAGAATACTGGAAGAGAAACGCAACGACGTTAAGAACAAATACGGCTTTTCAGATGACGACTATCGCGAAATAGAGCGTGTGGTTTTGCAAGCTGAGCCCCATCGCGCCGGGAGGCAGTGGAAATTCGCCGGATCCTTCTACTTTGCCATCACCGTCATAACGACGATAG GCTATGGCCATGCAGCACCTGGTACAGATGGTGGGAAGGTGTTCTGCATGTTCTATGCTGCGCTAGGGATCCCCCTTACGCTTGTGATGTTCCAAAGCCTGGGGGAGAGGATGAACACCTTCGTTCGCTACCTGCTGAGGAAGACCAAACAAAGCCTTGGATTGCGGCGGACAGAGGTCTCCATGGAGAACATGGTGCTGGTGGGTTTCCTGTCCTGTATTGGTACCCTGGGCATTGGGGCGGCCACCTTCTCCTACTATGAGGGCTGGACCTTCTTCCACGCATACTACTATTGCTTCATCACCCTCACTACCATCGGCTTTGGGGACTTTGTGGCTCTGCAGAAGAAGGAGGACCTGCAGGAGAAGACGTCCTATGTGGCCTTCAGCTTCATGTACATCCTGGTAGGCCTGACGGTCATCGGGGCCTTCCTCAACCTGGTGGTGCTCCGCTTCCTCACTATGAACTCGGAGGACGAGCGCCGTGACGCCGCGGAGCGGGCGTCGTTCaagagagggcggggccgggcatGGGGAGCTTCGGGGAGGCGCGGGGGGCTCAGTTCGGACGAGGACGGGTGCAGCAGGAGCATGCTCTTCCTGCCCGTGGAAGAGAGCGCGAGCTGCATCAACCTGATCCCCTCGCCAAGTGAGGACCAGGAGCAGGAACTGGAGCAGCTGTACCTCCAACGGCTGCACCCGCCGAAAGCGGAGTCCCGCCTCCGCTCCCTCTGCCCCTGCGTTTGCTACCAGCTGGGCGCCTGCGACAGCCCCGCCCTCTCGCACCACGACCACCCAGGCTGCCACACCAACTTTGTCTACTACAGCTCCATCTCTTACAGGATTGATGGGGGGTCCCACAGCTCGAGGGAAGGCACTGCGCTGTGCTCCTCTGAGGGGACCTACCTTTCCCCGCTTGCGCGGAGGAATTCGTTATAA